The Mangrovibacillus cuniculi sequence CTTTCAATTGTTTACCTGGTTTAAAGGAAGGGTTCTTTGATGCAGCTATTTCAATCTCTTCACCTGTTTGAGGATTGCGTCCTTTACGAGCTGCTCTTTCTTTTACTTCAAAGTTCCCGAATCCAATAAGTTGTACTTTGTCACCTTTTGCTAAAGTAGTTTGAATGCTATCAAAAATAGCGTCTACAGCTGCTGCAGCGTCTTTCTTTGAAAGTTCAGCAGACTCCATAACATTACTGACTAAATCTGTTTTGTTCATGATAAATCCTCCTAAGAAATACTTCTCGTCTATATTAACATCATAAAGGCAAAAAATACTAACGATCTCCATATTGCTAAATCATATTAAGATGATATTATTTGTTGGTCCATATGAGGGAGGGGGATAATTGAAAACAGATAATAAAGTTGTTTAATTTCGTTCTTACTAATGCAATAACCACCTATCGCTAAATTTGATAGGTGGCATTAAAGTTGTTTAATAATAAGATATTCGCATTGGTTAAACTGTTCAAATAAAATAATAAAGTCATTTAAATTACATGTACTCAGTATAATTATTAATGAATTTCAGTAATTTCTTCATTTGAAATACTAAAAGTACTAAAATCACCCTTGAATCCACACTGCATTAAAACATCCATATATATATGATGATTCGATTTATCAAAATCATTAAAATACCATGTGAGTTTTTTTGTATCAATCCGTTTACAAATCGCTTTTAAATATATCATATCTACTTCGCTAAATGAGAACCCAAAGGAATATATTTCACTGATATTTGAATATGTTATAGTTTCAAAAAAATGGATTTTATTTTTTAAAGCTATTTCAGTTTTCTTTCGTAGTTGTTTATGAATTTCAAATAGACCATTCTCCGATCCAATATAATTCTCCATATAATAATCTGTTTTATCAACAGTATTCCCATGACCAAAATAAATCTCCTCATTCTGTTTTCCATGGATATAGCAGATTCTGTCTTTTGATACCTCATAAATTTTTTCTAATGTGTCTGTGTAATTGAACGTTAAAACTAAATCTTGTTCATCTATTAATTTTAAGAAATCACTCTTCGCTTTTGCACAATTAATATCTATTGTATTAATCCAATCTGAAAATAGTTGTTGAATTGTTAATGTAGGGATTACAAGATTTGATGCAATATCTTCATTATTATATGATGTTTTCCATAAATCTAAGTCTCCATCTTCGTCTAAAACTTCAGAATAATCAAAGGCTTTATCAAAATTTAGATTAGCCAAAGAAGCTTCAATATTACTCCATTTCTCAGTATTAGATTCAGCTTCACTAATTAAGAAAAATAACATAGATAAAATTTCTGTTTCATCATATGTAATCTCTCCGTCTGGCATATGTGTCGATTCTGGAATAACTAAACTATCCATTTCAATTTCTGTATCTGAAATTAGATGTTGTCGAAAATCATCATATGATGTTTTTAAGTCATGAGCCATATCAAAACCATTTCCAACAATA is a genomic window containing:
- a CDS encoding bacteriophage abortive infection AbiH family protein; amino-acid sequence: MNKLFIVGNGFDMAHDLKTSYDDFRQHLISDTEIEMDSLVIPESTHMPDGEITYDETEILSMLFFLISEAESNTEKWSNIEASLANLNFDKAFDYSEVLDEDGDLDLWKTSYNNEDIASNLVIPTLTIQQLFSDWINTIDINCAKAKSDFLKLIDEQDLVLTFNYTDTLEKIYEVSKDRICYIHGKQNEEIYFGHGNTVDKTDYYMENYIGSENGLFEIHKQLRKKTEIALKNKIHFFETITYSNISEIYSFGFSFSEVDMIYLKAICKRIDTKKLTWYFNDFDKSNHHIYMDVLMQCGFKGDFSTFSISNEEITEIH
- a CDS encoding HU family DNA-binding protein; this translates as MNKTDLVSNVMESAELSKKDAAAAVDAIFDSIQTTLAKGDKVQLIGFGNFEVKERAARKGRNPQTGEEIEIAASKNPSFKPGKQLKDSVK